Proteins from a single region of Rhinatrema bivittatum chromosome 13, aRhiBiv1.1, whole genome shotgun sequence:
- the LOC115075249 gene encoding olfactory receptor 6F1-like: MQHYEDRASRNQSNVIFILLGFSSHEDLQIVLFLAFLMIYTFTILGNLLIIAVSRADSHLHTPMYFFLSNFSFLEICYTTVTVPKMLSDLSTGNRTISFHACLIQMYFFFFFGTTEFFLLALMAFDRYLAICNPLRYSVIMSHRVCLLLVLSSWLCGALVPITPTSVISGLPFHSSNKVNHFFCDVAPLIKLSSADTFAIDLIVFLLSTIVVLSSILLVMVSYIFIISTILRIPSASGKQKAFSTCASHFIVVTIFYGTVIFMYVRPASSDSIDLNKAVSVFYSVITPMLNPIIYSLRNKEVKESLRKVRQKLRAFGNRSSVINSSISW; this comes from the coding sequence ATGCAACACTATGAAGATAGAGCCTCAAGAAATCAAAGCAATGTGATCTTTATTTTATTGGGATTTTCTAGTCATGAAGATCTGCAGATTGTCCTCTTTCTGGCATTTTTGATGATCTACACATTTACCATTCTTGGAAACCTGCTGATCATTGCTGTCTCCAGAGCTGACTCTCATCTTCACACTCCTATGTACTTTTTCCTCAGTAACTTCTCGTTCCTGGAAATCTGTTATACAACGGTCACTGTTCCTAAAATGCTGTCAGACTTATCTACAGGGAACAGAACCATTTCTTTCCATGCATGTCTAATccagatgtatttttttttcttttttggcaccACTGAGTTCTTCCTGCTTGCATTAATGGCTTTTGATAGATATTTGGCCATCTGTAACCCACTGCGCTACAGTGTAATAATGAGTCACAGGGTTTGCTTGTTGCTAGTTCTTTCTTCTTGGCTTTGTGGTGCTCTTGTCCCAATCACACCCACATCTGTTATTTCAGGGTTACCCTTCCATAGCTCCAATAAAGTCAATCATTTCTTTTGTGATGTAGCTCCACTTATAAAGTTATCATCTGCTGATACATTTGCTATTGATCTGATTGTCTTTTTGTTGTCAACAATTGTGGTTCTTAGCTCCATTCTCCTAGTGATGGTGTCTTACATTTTTATCATCTCCACCATTCTGAGGATCCCCTCTGCCTCAGGGAAACAGAAAGCATTTTCTACCTGCGCCTCGCATTTCATtgttgtcaccatattttatggAACAGTAATCTTCATGTATGTGAGGCCAGCGTCAAGTGACTCCATAGATCTGAACAAAGCAGTGTCCGTCTTCTACTCGGTTATTACGCCAATGTTAAACCCAATCATCTATAGTCTAAGAAACAAAGAGGTAAAAGAATCTTTGAGGAAAGTAAGACAAAAACTGAGAGCTTTTGGGAATCGCAGCAGTGTTATTAATAGCAGTATAAGCTGGTAA